In Acidovorax sp. 106, the following proteins share a genomic window:
- a CDS encoding copper chaperone PCu(A)C produces MSLIRTTVALACLLTGAAFAQTASVKVEGAWARATVQGQKGTGAFMKLTAPEGAKLVGASSPAAGVTEVHEMKMEGDVMKMRAIPALDLPAGKTVELKPGGYHVMLLDLKAPLAKDTTVPVTLTFKDAKGTESKQELNLPVATTAPGAAAAPAAADHQHGAHKH; encoded by the coding sequence ATGTCTTTGATCCGTACCACTGTGGCCCTGGCCTGCCTGTTGACTGGCGCCGCCTTTGCCCAAACCGCCAGCGTCAAGGTCGAAGGGGCCTGGGCCCGTGCCACCGTGCAAGGCCAAAAAGGCACCGGCGCGTTCATGAAGCTCACGGCCCCCGAAGGCGCCAAACTGGTGGGCGCCTCATCCCCCGCCGCAGGCGTGACCGAAGTCCACGAAATGAAAATGGAAGGCGACGTGATGAAGATGCGTGCCATCCCAGCGTTGGACTTGCCCGCAGGCAAAACGGTGGAACTCAAGCCCGGCGGCTACCACGTCATGCTGCTGGACCTGAAGGCCCCGCTGGCCAAAGACACCACCGTGCCCGTCACGCTCACCTTCAAGGACGCCAAGGGCACCGAAAGCAAGCAGGAGCTGAACCTGCCCGTGGCGACGACGGCCCCCGGTGCGGCAGCGGCGCCTGCAGCGGCCGACCACCAGCACGGCGCCCACAAGCACTGA
- a CDS encoding YcnI family protein, with translation MKKNTMKKIAACACLISAAAIFGTASAHVVLEYQVAPAGASYKATFKVGHGCGASPTRQVVVDIPEGFKGARPQPKPGWALEVQRSKLATPYTSHGRSVTEDTTRITWTAKTPEDALPSAHYDEFVLVGQTPDQAGPLYWPVRQVCAEGRNDWTEVPKPGQKLHDLKSPAALLEVLPQAGGAAHQH, from the coding sequence ATGAAAAAGAATACTATGAAAAAGATAGCTGCTTGCGCTTGCTTGATAAGCGCTGCAGCCATTTTTGGCACTGCATCGGCCCATGTGGTGCTCGAATACCAGGTGGCCCCGGCGGGGGCCAGCTACAAAGCCACGTTCAAAGTGGGGCACGGCTGCGGCGCATCGCCCACGCGGCAGGTGGTGGTGGACATTCCCGAGGGCTTCAAGGGCGCGCGCCCACAGCCCAAGCCGGGGTGGGCGCTGGAGGTGCAGCGCAGCAAGCTGGCCACGCCCTACACCAGCCATGGCCGCAGCGTGACGGAAGACACCACACGCATCACCTGGACAGCCAAGACCCCCGAAGACGCGCTGCCCAGCGCCCACTATGATGAATTTGTGCTGGTGGGCCAGACCCCCGACCAAGCCGGTCCGCTGTACTGGCCCGTGCGCCAAGTGTGTGCCGAAGGCCGCAACGACTGGACCGAAGTGCCCAAGCCCGGACAGAAGCTGCACGACCTCAAGTCCCCCGCTGCGCTGCTGGAAGTGCTGCCCCAGGCGGGCGGCGCGGCCCACCAGCATTGA